AAATGTATTCACGGTTATAGTATCTAAAACGGCCATAGAATGCATGTCAGGATCGTGGTAATACCGTTTTAAATAAACGTCGAGCAGAAGCAACGGTTTTAGGGCCATTCATTTGCGCTCGGTTTTTGGCGCAAAAATTTAGCATTAAAAATTCAGATTCTAATGCGTCGGTATAGGGCACTAATAGCGTCCATGCGGATCCACTATAGTTCACGGACTATCCTTCCTGTAGTGGATACAAAATGTTCTTAAGTGTTGAGCGATTCTCCCCTGTCATCCCACTCTGACCTGGGGAGGTCACATCATTAGAAGTCACCGACCACAGCGTTATCGCTTTCATCATTGTTTTAATCAATCGGTGCTTATATTGTCGTCTTTCTTAGTGCATAGTAAAGGCAGCTAGCATCAAACAACCAGCAGTTAACGGGGCTACATTACCCATGCCTTTAGGCTAAACACAAACCAAGAAAAGCCCGACACAAAAGTAGTCGGGGCTATGATTCTCAACTCGCAGCAGTCCGGCCACAAAAAAGCTCCATGCATCATCCATAATAGCGGCATTGCCCTTTGCCATATCCATCCATCGCCTTCCTAGCGGTGTCCTTTGCATCCATACTGCGACCTCAATCCGGAATCGCGCACATCACTTGTTCCTTGAGCGGTGTCCTTGCCATCATCCTGATGGTACTCCGCTAATCCTTAGGTGTGTCCATGCTCATCCCTGCAATCAACTTATCCATGTTGATTGAAAGTATCCGTACTGAGTCCTAATACTTCCTTGCTACGACAATTCCTGTTATCGATGCTTCATCCCAAAGCCGCCACTGTTCCGTAGCAATTTATCCTTGTCAGTATCCTTCCGACCCGTTCAATCTACCGCTCTGAGTATTTAAACAATGGACTCAGAGCACAAAATTCTGTGTCAGTTTTATTAAGTAGATATTAAACAAATAAAATCATATAGTTAAAGTAATATTCAGTTAAATTACCCTATTTAAAAATGATTTTTCTTACAACACATGTGAGAGATCTCTTACAAGTAAATACCTCTTTTGCTCTAAGCCATTCGTTTCACTCATATTAAAAACCTGTGCACACCTCACGAACTACCGAAGTTATTTGGGATTATGAGGCTTCACCGTTAGAATAACAGCTAGAGTTTTGGCTACGCTGGCCGCAAAATTACATCAAAGGGAACCATTATGCTCACAAAAGATATCTCCGATGAGCTTAAACAGATTTTTTCTAGTATTGAAGCGCAGGGAAAAACCCCTACGGTTGCTTTAGTAAAAGCTCGTCTTAGTAGTTCAGTGCCAATACCTGCAATTATCTCCGCTATAAAATCTTGGAAAAGCGCAGCCCGAATTCCCAAAGTCGAAATTGCGGCGCAAATAGAAAAAACGGCTGAAGAAAAAATCACCCAACTCGAGCAACAAGTCCAAGACTTAACCCAACGTGTCATCGCATTAGAAGCACAATTATCAGGAAACAAAGAATGAATATTTGGGTCGATGCAGACGCGTGTCCAAAAGTTATCCGTGACACGTTAATCCGTGCCGCAGAGCGAACAGGTATCGACTGTACGTTCGTAGCCAATCATGCAATCCCGTTACCGCAAAGACAAAACATCCACCGCCTACAAGTACAAAGTGGGTTTGATGTGGCTGATAATGAAATTGTGCAACGTTGTGAATCTGGTGATTTAATTATCACAGCTGATATTCCGTTAGCAGCGGAAGTCCTCGCCAAAGGTGCTCATGCACTTAACCCTCGAGGAGAGCTCTACACGAAAGAAACGATTGGCGCTCGTTTAAACATGCGCGATTTTATGGATACATTACGCTCGAGCGGCATTCAAACAGGGGGACCTGCAGGCCTGTCACAAACCGATCGTCGAGAATTTGCCAATCAACTCGATCGTTTTCTGGCGAAAGCCAAACGGTAATCTACAAGCTGTAAATTTAAAACAGATCGTATTTACATAAAATAGCCCTACAACGTCTTGTTGTAGGGCTATTTTTGGGCTTGTTATGGCATTAGCAAGTATTGCAAAAAGCCGATCATGAATCAGGTCTTCGAGTCGATTCATAGTCAGCAGTCATATTGGAATTAACGTTGCACTGCTTTAAAACGTGGATTCGTTTTGCAGATAACGTACATACGACCACGACGTTTTACGATTTGGCAATCTGGGTGACGATTTTTAGCACTTTTTAATGATTTTACGACTTTCATTGTGATCTCCTAAAATTTAGCTGCGCTAGCGTTGCACAGCCCAAAATTTATCTTCAACTTCAGATACACTTCGCTCTTCTGCATTCTTTACAGCGCAGCAAAAGCAGTAATTCGTCCTATCCCAAAGCGCATGCCAAATTCGCTAAATCGACATCACTATCAAAGGATAACTAAGGGATAGCACGTCACTCTTAACTAAATTGACCAAAACGTTTTTTGAATTTCGCAACACGGCCTTGTTGTTGAGCAACACGTTGTTTACCAGTGAAGAATGGGTGTGATTCAGAAGACACCTCAATAGTCACATATGGGTAAGTTTCACCTTCATACTCAATCGTTTCTTTAGTTTGTACTGTAGAACCCACAACAAAGTAATGATCAATGCTGGTATCGTGAAATACAACTTTACGGTATTCCGGATGAATGCCTTCTTTCATGGTATCCTCATCTGCGTTTCAAATTGTTATGTTATAACATATTAAGTGATAAGCATTATCAACAACTCTCAATTGATTGCAAGGGATTTATTAAAAAAATTGTGATATTTTTTCTGGCATTTCTATATTGATGATCGATCATATGTTCGAAGTACACCCCATAGCTTTCGTTGAAAGCCCTTACAAAGAGAAGTTTGCTGTTCCTCGTCAGCCGCGGTTAGTGCCAGCAGCAACCGCTCGCATCCGTTTGGTTGATGAACTTAACTGCGCAGAAGCAGTGCGTGGACTTGAACAATTTAGTCATTTATGGCTTTTATTTTTATTTGATCAAAATTTAGCTGCAGGATGGAAGCCAACCGTTCGCCCGCCTCGATTAGGTGGTAATGAAAGAATTGGAGTACTTGCCTCAAGAGCAACATTCCGCCCCAATGGCATTGGTATGTCGGCAGTCGAACTTAAAGGGGTAATAAAAGAAGGCAATCAATATTACATCGAAGTAGGCAGTGTCGATTTGGTCGACAACACCCCAATTGTCGATATCAAACCATATATTCCCTACTCGGATTCCATTCCAGAAGCCATTGGCGGTTACGCTTCACAACAGCCAAATACGATCAGTGTGGCCTGGAGTAACGAAGCAACGCTGTCTATTTTGGCTCGAACTAACGGTGTACAAGAGCAGCAAGTTATTGAACAAGTACTGGCGCAAGACCCGCGCCCCGCTTATAAGAAAAACAAACCTGACAGTAAAGAATATGCAGTAAATTTGTTCGATTTAAATGTGAAATTCACCGTTCAGGACAACTTAGTAACAGTTACTGCGATTGACCCCTTTTGACAAAAGCATTTGACTGATATTATTAGCGGCTAATAACCCATTTATCGTCGCTAGTAACACGATAAATCCCCTCAACTTTGATGAACGGATACCATAAATGCGTACCAGTAATTATCTTCTTTCTACTCTGAAGGAGACTCCAAACGACGCAGAAATCGTAAGCCACCAGCTTATGTTGCGTGCAGGTATGATCCGTAAGTTAGCTTCAGGTCTTTATACTTGGCTACCTACTGGTCTGCGCGTACTGCGTAAAGTCGAAACAATTGTTCGTGAAGAAATCGACAATGCCGGGGCAATCGAAACGTTAATGCCCGTAGTGCAGCCGTTTGAACTGTGGGAAGAAACTGGACGTTCTGAAAAGATGGGGCCAGAGCTATTACGCTTTACTGACCGTCACACTCGTCCTTTTGTACTCAGCCCAACAGCAGAAGAAGTGATCACTCACCTTGTTCGTAATGAAGTGAGTTCTTACAAACAACTTCCGCTGAACTTGTACCAAATCCAAACTAAATTCCGTGATGAACGCCGCCCACGTTTTGGTGTGATGCGTGCACGTGAATTCTGCATGATGGATGCCTACAGTTTTGATATTGACAAAGAAGGCCTACAAAAATCTTACGATGCTATGCATACCGCTTACTGTAATGCGTTCGATCGTATGGGTCTTGATTACCGTCCAGTATTAGCAGATAGCGGTGCTATCGGAGGTAATGGTTCACAAGAATTCCACGTGCTAGCAGAAAGCGGTGAAGATCTTATCGCCTTCTCAACTGAGTCAGACTACGCAGCAAACCTTGAAAAAGCAGAAGCAGTAGCTCCTGCAGCAGAAGCAGCAGCACCGACTCAAGAGATGACGCTAGTTGAAACTCCAAACGCGAAAACCATTGCAGAGTTGGTAGAACAACACGGCCTACCGATTGAAAAAACAGTGAAAACTCTGTTTGTTAAGGCATCTGACGCAATCGACGCACCGATCGTAGCGTTGATAATTCGTGGCGACCATGAATTAAATGAAATCAAAGCTGAGCACTTAGAAGAAGTCGCATCTCCGCTAGAAATGGCTGAAGAAGCAGAAATCCGCGCTCTAATCGGTGCAGGCCCAGGTTCTCTTGGCCCTGTAGGCCTAGAACTACCAGTGATTGTTGACCGCACTGTTGCAGTAATGAGCGATTTTGGCGCTGGCGCAAACATCGACGGTAAGCACTACTTCGGTATTAACTGGGGTCGCGACGTTGAGCTAGGCAAAGTAGCAGACCTACGTAACGTGGTAGAAGGTGATCCTAGCCCATGCGGTAAAGGCACACTGATGCTAAAACGTGGTATCGAAGTCGGTCACATCTTCCAGCTAGGTAAAAACTACTCTGAGAAAATGAACTGTGGCGTGCTTGGTCCTGATGGCAAAAACGTTATCCTAGAAATGGGGTGTTACGGTATCGGTGTTTCCCGTGTGGTTGCATCTGCTATCGAGCAAAATAACGATAAATACGGCATCATTTGGCCTGACGCTATCGCGCCATTCCAAGTGGCTATCGTACCAATGAACATGCACAAATCTGAGCGCGTAAAAGAAGCTGCAGAAAAACTGTATCAAGAACTGAAAGATCTTGGTGTTGATGTGCTGTTTGATGACCGTAAAGAACGTCCAGGTGTGATGTTCTCAGACATGGAATTGATTGGTGTACCTCACACTATCGTCATTGGCGATCGCAGTATGGATGAAGGTAACTTCGAATACAAAAATCGTCGCACTGGTGATAAAACACCAATCGCAATGACTGATATCGTTGAGCACATTAAAGCTCAATTGGCGTAATAATCTTTTAACGCCATACTGATAAAGGGCTGGGAGTTTCCGGCCCTTTTTTATACATATCACCTAACCCAATGGTGTCACCCTCTTCTCCACAGCTGAGCCTCTTAACATACAAACCTAACCCCCTCATTAATCCTAGGTTCAGGCTCCAATTGCTATATTACTGACATTAAATCAAACCTATTGTTTGATATAGCATGTATGGCATGAGGTGAACTATGGATTTAAAAAGTCTTCTTAATCAGGCACTCAATTCAGATCTTGTTAAACAAGGAAAGCAAAAAGCGGCTGAACTCAGTCATAAAACCGATACAAATCAATTAAAAACCTTTGGTCTAGGCGCAGCCAGTGGTGGCTTGGTTGGTGCATTACTTGGCTCAAAAAAGACCAAAAAAATGGGGAGTACTGCATTAAAAGTCGGTGGTGCGGCAGCTTTAGGCGCTCTGGCCTATAAAGTTTACAACGACTATCAAGCTAAACAAAAAATACCGAACCCAACGATTACTTTTGATGAGCACAACCCTCGACATGAGCTGATCATCCTCAAGGCTGTCATTGCTGCAGCAAAAGCCGATGGGCATATCGATGCCAGTGAACAAGAAAAAATCAATCAAGCCATGGATGAATTAGGCGCAGATGCTTCCGTACAAGCATTAGTTGAAGAAGAACTCAGTAAGCCGATTGATCCAGTAGAGATCGCTTCTTTGGCGCGTTCTCCAGCACAAGCGGCCGAAGTTTATTTAGCCTCCGTACTGGTTGCGGACGAACAAAACTTTATGGAAAAAAGTTATCTGGCAGAACTGGCGAATCAGCTTGAGTTAGATAAAGAGCTCATAACAGAACTGACCAA
This DNA window, taken from Vibrio nitrifigilis, encodes the following:
- a CDS encoding YaiI/YqxD family protein, with translation MNIWVDADACPKVIRDTLIRAAERTGIDCTFVANHAIPLPQRQNIHRLQVQSGFDVADNEIVQRCESGDLIITADIPLAAEVLAKGAHALNPRGELYTKETIGARLNMRDFMDTLRSSGIQTGGPAGLSQTDRREFANQLDRFLAKAKR
- the ykgO gene encoding type B 50S ribosomal protein L36, yielding MKVVKSLKSAKNRHPDCQIVKRRGRMYVICKTNPRFKAVQR
- a CDS encoding type B 50S ribosomal protein L31, whose protein sequence is MKEGIHPEYRKVVFHDTSIDHYFVVGSTVQTKETIEYEGETYPYVTIEVSSESHPFFTGKQRVAQQQGRVAKFKKRFGQFS
- the tsaA gene encoding tRNA (N6-threonylcarbamoyladenosine(37)-N6)-methyltransferase TrmO, encoding MFEVHPIAFVESPYKEKFAVPRQPRLVPAATARIRLVDELNCAEAVRGLEQFSHLWLLFLFDQNLAAGWKPTVRPPRLGGNERIGVLASRATFRPNGIGMSAVELKGVIKEGNQYYIEVGSVDLVDNTPIVDIKPYIPYSDSIPEAIGGYASQQPNTISVAWSNEATLSILARTNGVQEQQVIEQVLAQDPRPAYKKNKPDSKEYAVNLFDLNVKFTVQDNLVTVTAIDPF
- a CDS encoding proline--tRNA ligase — its product is MRTSNYLLSTLKETPNDAEIVSHQLMLRAGMIRKLASGLYTWLPTGLRVLRKVETIVREEIDNAGAIETLMPVVQPFELWEETGRSEKMGPELLRFTDRHTRPFVLSPTAEEVITHLVRNEVSSYKQLPLNLYQIQTKFRDERRPRFGVMRAREFCMMDAYSFDIDKEGLQKSYDAMHTAYCNAFDRMGLDYRPVLADSGAIGGNGSQEFHVLAESGEDLIAFSTESDYAANLEKAEAVAPAAEAAAPTQEMTLVETPNAKTIAELVEQHGLPIEKTVKTLFVKASDAIDAPIVALIIRGDHELNEIKAEHLEEVASPLEMAEEAEIRALIGAGPGSLGPVGLELPVIVDRTVAVMSDFGAGANIDGKHYFGINWGRDVELGKVADLRNVVEGDPSPCGKGTLMLKRGIEVGHIFQLGKNYSEKMNCGVLGPDGKNVILEMGCYGIGVSRVVASAIEQNNDKYGIIWPDAIAPFQVAIVPMNMHKSERVKEAAEKLYQELKDLGVDVLFDDRKERPGVMFSDMELIGVPHTIVIGDRSMDEGNFEYKNRRTGDKTPIAMTDIVEHIKAQLA
- a CDS encoding tellurite resistance TerB family protein; the protein is MDLKSLLNQALNSDLVKQGKQKAAELSHKTDTNQLKTFGLGAASGGLVGALLGSKKTKKMGSTALKVGGAAALGALAYKVYNDYQAKQKIPNPTITFDEHNPRHELIILKAVIAAAKADGHIDASEQEKINQAMDELGADASVQALVEEELSKPIDPVEIASLARSPAQAAEVYLASVLVADEQNFMEKSYLAELANQLELDKELITELTNQAKSR